In Clostridium sp. DL-VIII, the following proteins share a genomic window:
- a CDS encoding putative RNA methyltransferase → MNNIYNKALLLCPICKDKIIKDDLKKTYRCNNNHSYDIAREGYVNLLISNQKRSKNPGDSKEMVLSRVEFLNRGYYKPVSDKINEIIVETLEKSDDNSFNVMDLGCGEGYYLTNLKNYMNKGSIEANFYGMDVSKEAVRYASKANKECIFVVGNNFNIPVDDKSIDCLLSVFSPIDINECNRVLKNNGIFVRVLPRTNHLIQLRNIIYSEVHLNDKVYKADEQDNDYIKEANVTFDVNLNKEEILSLLKMTPHYWKSTQENKEKLEAYDSMIITIDMRIGVFKRK, encoded by the coding sequence ATGAATAATATTTATAATAAGGCATTATTATTATGTCCTATTTGTAAGGATAAAATAATTAAGGATGATTTAAAAAAGACATATAGATGTAATAACAATCATTCATATGATATAGCAAGAGAAGGCTATGTAAATTTATTAATCAGTAATCAAAAACGAAGTAAAAATCCAGGGGATTCTAAAGAAATGGTACTATCGAGAGTAGAATTTTTAAATAGAGGATATTATAAGCCAGTTTCTGATAAAATTAATGAAATCATTGTTGAAACTTTAGAAAAATCTGATGATAATAGTTTTAATGTTATGGATTTAGGATGTGGGGAAGGTTATTATTTAACTAATTTGAAAAATTATATGAATAAAGGAAGTATAGAAGCGAATTTCTATGGCATGGATGTATCCAAAGAGGCTGTTAGGTATGCTAGTAAAGCTAATAAAGAATGTATCTTTGTAGTCGGAAATAATTTTAATATACCTGTAGATGATAAATCCATAGACTGCCTTCTTTCCGTATTTAGTCCTATAGATATAAATGAATGTAATAGAGTACTAAAGAATAATGGAATTTTTGTCAGAGTACTGCCTAGAACAAATCATTTAATACAGTTAAGAAATATTATATATTCAGAAGTGCATTTAAATGATAAAGTGTATAAAGCAGACGAGCAGGATAATGACTATATTAAGGAAGCAAATGTTACCTTTGATGTTAATTTAAACAAAGAGGAAATATTAAGCTTATTAAAGATGACACCTCATTATTGGAAGTCCACCCAGGAAAACAAAGAAAAATTAGAAGCATATGATTCAATGATTATTACTATAGATATGCGTATTGGTGTTTTTAAAAGAAAATAG
- a CDS encoding helix-turn-helix transcriptional regulator, whose amino-acid sequence MKNKLKELRESFGLTQEQLGELVGTSRQAINAIETEKYEPSIWLAYDLSQIFHCQIEEIFLFEESERKSRAQQSRGVI is encoded by the coding sequence ATGAAAAATAAATTGAAAGAATTAAGGGAGTCTTTTGGCTTAACTCAAGAACAATTGGGAGAGCTTGTGGGAACTTCAAGGCAGGCAATTAATGCTATTGAAACTGAAAAATATGAACCATCAATATGGCTGGCTTACGATTTATCACAAATATTTCATTGTCAAATAGAAGAAATATTTCTTTTTGAAGAAAGTGAAAGAAAATCAAGAGCACAGCAAAGCAGAGGTGTGATTTAA
- the def gene encoding peptide deformylase encodes MALRKIRLFGDEILRKKSREVEVVDDKIRQILNDMAETMYNTENGGGLAAPQIGVLRRLVVIDMGEGLIKLVNPKIISAEGRQEVIEGCLSNPNVFGKLIRPEKVTVEALDENGKKIILTGTKDLAKCFCHEIDHLDGILFTDLVTEYVK; translated from the coding sequence ATGGCATTAAGAAAAATTAGACTTTTTGGTGATGAGATATTAAGAAAAAAAAGCAGGGAAGTCGAAGTTGTAGACGATAAGATAAGACAAATTCTAAATGATATGGCTGAAACAATGTATAATACTGAAAATGGTGGTGGTCTTGCGGCACCACAAATAGGAGTATTAAGAAGGCTTGTTGTGATAGATATGGGGGAAGGATTAATAAAATTAGTAAACCCAAAGATAATAAGTGCAGAAGGTAGGCAGGAAGTTATAGAGGGATGTTTAAGTAATCCTAATGTGTTTGGAAAATTAATTAGACCAGAGAAGGTAACAGTAGAAGCACTTGATGAAAATGGTAAGAAAATTATACTAACAGGAACTAAGGATTTAGCAAAATGTTTTTGTCATGAAATAGATCATTTAGATGGAATTCTTTTTACAGATTTAGTTACGGAATATGTCAAGTAA
- a CDS encoding thioester domain-containing protein: MKRLIKFLSYLISVTILMGIIVGADVQESFKVITDKTPLYTIQYDGYDLTAGRIRIEGSNNVVYCLEINKNYPSGQTFNTPEALSENINNIVAAGYPNRSVAELNLDNENEAYFATQIAIWSGMEGYDVNKMKGANPKILEAIKNIYLDGMSGKYANKIRTKAYKTNDESIQEIITVYYDDLLSEQKGESIQKEYPPQEG, encoded by the coding sequence ATGAAAAGACTTATAAAATTTTTAAGTTATTTAATAAGCGTTACTATACTCATGGGAATTATAGTTGGAGCTGATGTCCAAGAATCTTTTAAAGTTATTACAGATAAGACTCCATTATATACAATTCAATATGATGGATATGATCTCACTGCTGGAAGAATTAGAATAGAAGGAAGTAATAATGTTGTATATTGTTTAGAGATAAATAAGAATTACCCATCAGGTCAAACTTTTAATACGCCTGAGGCCCTTAGTGAAAATATTAATAATATAGTTGCAGCAGGATATCCTAACAGGTCTGTAGCTGAATTAAATCTAGATAATGAAAATGAAGCATATTTCGCGACACAAATAGCAATATGGAGTGGAATGGAGGGGTATGATGTTAATAAAATGAAAGGAGCCAATCCTAAAATATTAGAAGCTATAAAAAATATATATCTTGATGGCATGAGTGGAAAATATGCAAATAAAATAAGAACTAAAGCTTATAAAACAAACGATGAGTCCATTCAAGAGATAATTACTGTGTATTATGATGATCTACTATCAGAACAAAAAGGAGAATCAATACAAAAAGAATATCCACCTCAAGAAGGATAA
- a CDS encoding histidine phosphatase family protein: MKTTVLLIRHGETEWNTLGKFQGCTDIALSENGIKQARLLNDRIRGNFDCIYASPLSRALETANILVGNTSKEVIIAPEIREINFGEWEGLTVKDIREKYPEVFKTWRTDKKESKICGGDSSILNASNRARNCILNIVSKHKGEKIVIVAHGGIIKAGLIGIFEWDMTMYHKIALGNTCINTIVFNKELGPSLIGLNDTNHLDYDAKTV, encoded by the coding sequence ATGAAAACAACAGTACTGCTTATAAGGCATGGAGAAACAGAATGGAATACTTTAGGCAAGTTTCAAGGATGTACAGATATCGCGTTATCTGAGAATGGTATTAAACAAGCTAGATTGTTAAATGATAGGATTAGGGGAAATTTCGATTGTATTTATGCAAGTCCGTTAAGCAGAGCACTTGAGACAGCTAATATATTAGTAGGAAATACCAGTAAAGAAGTGATAATAGCGCCTGAAATAAGAGAAATTAATTTTGGGGAGTGGGAAGGTCTTACAGTGAAGGATATAAGAGAAAAATATCCAGAAGTTTTCAAGACTTGGAGAACTGATAAAAAGGAAAGCAAAATTTGTGGAGGAGACTCTAGTATTCTTAATGCTTCTAATAGAGCTAGAAACTGCATACTTAATATAGTTTCAAAACATAAAGGAGAAAAGATAGTAATTGTTGCTCATGGAGGGATTATTAAGGCAGGCCTTATAGGAATATTTGAGTGGGATATGACTATGTATCATAAGATTGCACTTGGAAACACATGTATTAACACAATTGTTTTTAATAAAGAGTTAGGTCCATCATTAATAGGATTAAATGATACTAATCATCTAGATTATGATGCAAAAACTGTATAG
- a CDS encoding alpha/beta-type small acid-soluble spore protein produces MASNNNRTLIPEAKAGLNRLKTEVASEIGLSNYESTDKGNLSSRQNGSVGGEMVKRMIESYEQGL; encoded by the coding sequence ATGGCTTCAAATAATAACAGAACTTTAATTCCAGAAGCAAAGGCAGGTTTAAACAGATTAAAGACTGAAGTTGCTTCAGAAATAGGATTATCAAACTATGAAAGCACAGACAAAGGAAACCTTTCTTCAAGGCAAAATGGAAGTGTTGGAGGAGAAATGGTTAAAAGAATGATAGAAAGTTACGAACAAGGCCTATAA
- the uraA gene encoding uracil permease codes for MINNEVLEKQNEFIGLTENISLKRAIPLSFQHMFAMFGSSVLVPLIFKIDPATVLFFNGIGTLLYAFLTKKKIPAYLGSSFAFISPVLLLYSQGYNFETIQGGFVAVGVLFSIIALIIGYAGIGWIDKLFPPAAMGAIITIIGLSLANTAADMAGFPVGGSNTQTLNVPWVIVSMITLVTVVLCNVLLRGFLKIIPILIGVVVGYISALFMGLVDFSTVNNASFILLPNIKIAHFDINAILTIIPATFVVVAEHVGHLKVTGSIMGKDLTKDPGLHRSLLGDGLSTIISGMFGSVPTTTYGENIGVLALTKVYSVYIICGAGLISIILGFSGKMSALISTIPTPVIGGISLLLFGTIATSGLRTFIEEKVDFSKSRNLILTSIIFIVGLSGIKLTLGSTEITGMGLATLVAMVLSICFMIFDKLGIMNEAE; via the coding sequence ATGATAAATAATGAAGTATTAGAAAAGCAAAATGAATTTATAGGACTTACAGAAAATATCTCTTTGAAGAGGGCAATACCATTAAGCTTTCAACATATGTTTGCAATGTTTGGATCATCGGTTCTAGTGCCCCTTATCTTTAAAATTGACCCAGCGACTGTTTTGTTTTTTAACGGTATAGGGACATTATTATATGCATTTCTTACTAAAAAGAAAATTCCAGCTTATTTAGGATCAAGTTTCGCATTTATATCACCAGTGTTACTTTTATATAGCCAAGGTTATAATTTCGAGACCATACAAGGTGGCTTTGTGGCAGTAGGTGTACTTTTCTCAATAATAGCATTAATTATTGGATATGCAGGAATAGGATGGATTGATAAATTGTTTCCACCAGCAGCAATGGGGGCTATAATAACTATAATAGGTTTAAGTTTAGCCAATACTGCAGCCGATATGGCAGGTTTTCCAGTAGGAGGAAGCAATACTCAGACATTAAACGTTCCTTGGGTAATTGTATCTATGATAACACTAGTTACAGTAGTTTTATGCAATGTTTTATTGAGAGGTTTTTTAAAGATTATACCTATATTAATAGGTGTAGTAGTAGGGTACATTTCAGCATTATTCATGGGATTAGTTGACTTTAGCACAGTAAACAATGCGAGTTTCATTTTACTCCCTAATATTAAAATTGCTCATTTTGATATAAATGCAATTTTAACAATAATACCAGCTACGTTTGTAGTAGTAGCGGAACATGTTGGACACTTGAAAGTTACTGGAAGCATTATGGGAAAGGATTTAACAAAAGATCCAGGTCTTCATAGATCTTTACTTGGAGATGGATTATCTACTATTATCTCAGGAATGTTTGGTTCAGTACCTACAACAACTTACGGTGAAAATATTGGAGTTTTAGCATTAACTAAGGTATATAGTGTATATATAATTTGTGGGGCAGGATTAATTTCGATAATTTTAGGATTTTCGGGTAAGATGTCAGCGCTTATTAGTACAATTCCAACGCCTGTTATAGGAGGGATTAGTCTGCTATTGTTTGGAACAATTGCTACTTCAGGTCTTAGAACTTTTATTGAAGAAAAAGTTGATTTTTCTAAATCTAGAAATTTAATACTTACATCAATAATATTTATTGTTGGGTTAAGTGGAATAAAATTAACTTTAGGAAGTACTGAAATAACTGGAATGGGACTAGCTACTTTAGTGGCCATGGTACTAAGTATATGTTTTATGATTTTCGATAAATTAGGAATAATGAATGAAGCAGAATAA